The Streptomyces sp. Je 1-332 genome has a window encoding:
- a CDS encoding PucR family transcriptional regulator ligand-binding domain-containing protein, with the protein MRLRALLDTDALGLRLLGGEDELDRTVRGVMTTDLRDPSRYLAGGELVLTGLAWRRDASDTEPFVRILASAGVAALAAGEAELGDVPADLVDACARHRLPLFAVNESVAFATITEHVVRQVSGERAGDLAAVVDRHRRLMTSGPTGGGPDVVLDLLGSDLDLRAWVLSPAGRAIAGSSAAGPALPAAVCARLGGEHLAAVRTGRRGPHRVQLDGTTYSLFPIRSSGRGPAAASASAAAAASTAALRDVRETVLSDWFLAVEADAGDWPEERLDLLQGVTQLIAVERDRRDAARTVRRRLAQEVLELVQTGAAPAEIAARLRVAAPVLLPGLGAAPHWQVVVARVEWDGGDIEGGPVAQSLLEEILVDPLSAGPEPSDRIAVAHTGDEAIALVPLPAVSGEHDSETGLLADSLLESVREPLSAGLDGDGRLTLGVSASVHSAEGLRGALEEARHARRVAAARPGRVCAAGHQELASHVLLLPFVPDDVRRAFTARLLDPLRDYDRRHRAELIPTLEAFLDCDGSWTRCAARLHLHVNTLRYRVGRIEQLTGRDLSRLEDKLDFFLALRMS; encoded by the coding sequence ATGCGGCTGCGCGCACTCCTTGACACCGACGCGCTGGGCCTGCGGCTGCTCGGCGGCGAGGACGAGCTCGACCGCACCGTGCGCGGTGTGATGACCACGGACCTGCGTGACCCGAGCCGGTATCTCGCCGGCGGCGAGCTGGTCCTCACCGGCCTCGCCTGGCGCCGCGACGCCTCGGACACCGAACCCTTCGTACGCATCCTCGCGAGCGCCGGAGTGGCGGCCCTGGCCGCTGGTGAGGCCGAGCTGGGGGACGTCCCTGCCGACCTCGTCGACGCCTGCGCGCGGCACCGCCTGCCGCTGTTCGCCGTGAACGAGTCGGTCGCCTTCGCGACGATCACCGAGCATGTCGTGCGCCAGGTCTCCGGCGAGCGGGCAGGTGACCTGGCGGCCGTCGTGGACCGCCACCGCCGCCTGATGACGTCGGGCCCCACCGGCGGCGGCCCCGACGTCGTCCTCGACCTGCTCGGCTCCGACCTGGACCTGCGGGCCTGGGTCCTGTCGCCCGCGGGCCGTGCCATCGCGGGGTCGAGCGCCGCGGGCCCCGCCCTCCCGGCGGCCGTTTGCGCACGCCTGGGGGGCGAGCACCTGGCCGCCGTCCGTACGGGGCGCAGGGGCCCGCACCGCGTCCAGTTGGACGGCACGACGTACTCCCTGTTCCCCATTCGGAGCAGTGGGCGCGGTCCGGCCGCGGCTTCGGCGTCGGCGGCCGCCGCGGCGAGCACGGCCGCCCTGCGCGACGTGCGCGAGACGGTTCTCTCCGACTGGTTCCTGGCGGTCGAGGCCGACGCGGGCGACTGGCCCGAGGAGCGGCTCGACCTGCTGCAGGGCGTCACGCAGCTGATCGCGGTGGAGCGCGACCGGCGCGACGCCGCCCGCACGGTGCGTCGCAGGCTGGCCCAGGAGGTCCTTGAGCTGGTCCAGACGGGCGCGGCCCCCGCGGAGATCGCGGCGCGCCTGCGGGTCGCCGCCCCCGTGCTGCTGCCCGGCCTCGGCGCGGCACCGCACTGGCAGGTCGTGGTGGCCCGCGTGGAGTGGGACGGGGGCGACATCGAGGGCGGCCCGGTGGCCCAGTCCCTCCTGGAGGAGATCCTCGTCGACCCGCTGTCGGCGGGGCCCGAACCGTCCGACCGCATCGCGGTGGCCCATACGGGTGACGAGGCGATCGCACTCGTGCCGCTGCCCGCGGTCTCCGGGGAGCACGACTCGGAGACGGGCCTGCTGGCCGATTCCCTCCTGGAGTCCGTCCGCGAGCCGCTCTCCGCGGGCCTCGACGGCGACGGCCGCCTCACGCTCGGCGTCAGCGCCTCCGTGCACTCGGCGGAGGGCCTGCGCGGCGCCCTGGAGGAGGCCCGGCACGCCCGCCGGGTCGCGGCGGCGCGGCCGGGCCGGGTCTGCGCGGCGGGCCACCAGGAGCTGGCCTCGCACGTCCTGCTGCTGCCCTTCGTCCCGGACGACGTGCGCCGCGCGTTCACGGCCCGCCTCCTGGACCCGCTGCGGGACTACGACCGGCGCCACCGGGCCGAGCTCATCCCGACCCTGGAGGCGTTCCTGGACTGCGACGGTTCCTGGACGCGCTGCGCGGCGCGGCTGCACCTGCACGTCAACACGCTGCGCTACCGAGTGGGCCGTATCGAGCAGTTGACGGGTCGTGACCTTTCGCGCCTCGAGGACAAGCTCGATTTCTTCCTGGCACTGCGCATGAGCTGA
- a CDS encoding GntR family transcriptional regulator, whose product MEQARAHDAYRLAVRVPEQVRAAAARDATARDASPAAPATAVRGEHTHGEAALPGPRAPRKTVQRNSVRGQILDALRDALVGGDLAPGEVYSAPVLGERFGVSATPVREAMQQLAIEGAVEVVPNRGFRVTERSARELGELAEVRALIEVPVMLRLARTVPAARWCELRPLAEASAVAAAGGDLARYAEADRAFHGAVLGLSGNQQLVQVADDLHRRSQWPLVSGPVHARRADLVADAAEHMALLEALMAQDLGVVQSLVREHFAGAGG is encoded by the coding sequence GTGGAGCAGGCCAGAGCGCATGACGCGTACCGCCTCGCCGTCCGCGTCCCGGAGCAGGTGCGGGCCGCGGCGGCCCGGGACGCGACGGCCCGGGATGCGAGCCCGGCGGCGCCTGCGACTGCCGTCCGGGGTGAGCACACGCACGGGGAGGCGGCGCTGCCCGGGCCCCGCGCGCCCCGTAAGACGGTCCAGCGGAACTCGGTACGCGGGCAGATCCTGGACGCCCTGCGGGACGCGCTCGTCGGGGGCGACCTCGCGCCCGGCGAGGTGTACTCGGCGCCGGTGCTCGGCGAGCGCTTCGGGGTCTCGGCGACTCCGGTGCGCGAGGCGATGCAGCAGCTGGCGATCGAGGGCGCCGTGGAGGTCGTGCCGAACCGCGGCTTCCGGGTCACCGAGCGGAGCGCGCGCGAGCTGGGGGAGCTGGCGGAGGTACGGGCGCTGATCGAGGTGCCGGTGATGCTGCGGCTCGCCCGTACGGTGCCCGCGGCGCGGTGGTGCGAGCTGCGGCCCCTCGCGGAGGCGAGTGCGGTGGCGGCGGCGGGCGGTGATCTTGCCCGGTACGCGGAGGCGGACCGGGCCTTTCACGGGGCGGTGCTCGGTCTCTCCGGGAACCAGCAGCTGGTGCAGGTGGCGGACGACCTGCACCGGCGGTCGCAGTGGCCCCTCGTGAGCGGGCCCGTCCACGCCCGCCGTGCGGACCTTGTCGCTGACGCGGCGGAGCATATGGCTCTGCTGGAGGCGTTGATGGCGCAGGACCTGGGGGTCGTCCAGTCCCTGGTGCGGGAGCATTTTGCGGGGGCGGGGGGCTGA
- a CDS encoding DUF2637 domain-containing protein, whose product MRLTDISLDWLLPGGVLLLGMLVAVAVLARGKRAGQKATAGISGDDSWERSEERRRRKEAIYGTASYVLLFCCAAVAAALSFHGLVGFGRQNLNLTGGWEYLVPFGLDGAAMFCSVLAVREASHGDAALGSRLLVWTFAGAAAWFNWVHAPRGLGHAGAPQFFAGMSLSAAVLFDRALKQTRRAALREQGLVPRPLPQIRIVRWLRAPRETFGAWSLMLLEGVRTLDEAVEEVREDRREKERTRITRRGREKLERAQLKAISRGHRSLPGRGGGRQVDLPAVAPAAGSGQVGADPAIAPGPAPQEQDQLPLRSRPSLQAVKNGTEPVTVDLTAEDDTQTLPRLDSLEQKLKDLEQQFG is encoded by the coding sequence ATGAGACTGACCGACATATCGCTGGACTGGCTGCTTCCGGGTGGCGTCCTGCTCCTGGGCATGCTGGTGGCGGTGGCGGTACTCGCACGCGGCAAGCGCGCCGGGCAGAAGGCGACCGCCGGTATCTCCGGTGACGACTCCTGGGAACGCAGCGAGGAGCGCCGCAGGCGCAAGGAGGCCATCTACGGAACGGCCTCGTACGTTCTGCTGTTCTGCTGTGCGGCGGTCGCCGCCGCACTCTCCTTCCACGGCCTGGTCGGCTTCGGCCGGCAGAACCTCAACCTGACCGGCGGCTGGGAGTACCTGGTCCCGTTCGGGCTCGACGGCGCGGCGATGTTCTGCTCCGTGCTCGCCGTGCGCGAGGCGAGCCATGGTGACGCGGCCCTCGGCTCGCGGCTCCTGGTGTGGACGTTCGCGGGCGCCGCCGCCTGGTTCAACTGGGTGCACGCGCCCAGAGGGCTCGGCCACGCGGGCGCGCCGCAGTTCTTCGCCGGGATGTCGCTGTCGGCGGCGGTGCTCTTCGACCGCGCGCTGAAGCAGACCCGCCGGGCGGCTCTGCGCGAACAGGGCCTGGTGCCACGGCCGTTGCCGCAGATCCGGATCGTACGGTGGCTGCGCGCGCCCCGGGAGACCTTCGGCGCGTGGTCGCTGATGCTCCTCGAAGGCGTACGCACCCTGGACGAGGCGGTCGAGGAGGTCCGCGAGGACCGGCGCGAGAAGGAGCGCACCCGGATCACCAGGCGGGGCCGCGAGAAGTTGGAGCGTGCGCAGCTCAAGGCGATCAGCAGAGGCCATCGCAGCCTCCCGGGCCGCGGCGGCGGGCGGCAGGTCGATCTGCCAGCCGTCGCTCCGGCCGCCGGGTCCGGGCAGGTCGGCGCGGACCCCGCGATAGCACCCGGCCCGGCGCCGCAGGAACAGGACCAGCTGCCGCTGCGCTCCCGTCCCTCGCTCCAGGCCGTGAAGAACGGCACTGAACCCGTCACCGTCGACCTCACCGCCGAGGACGACACCCAGACGCTGCCACGGCTCGACTCCCTGGAGCAGAAGCTCAAGGATCTGGAGCAGCAGTTCGGCTGA
- a CDS encoding (2Fe-2S)-binding protein translates to MSVPTLTKSAPSALADAYARLTEVFPGLRVTELVDEEQAPQGGGWVTASRLAEGGADLDAFMAWDEAQVRKDYGQAGRPDVIASFALHRYAWPATLLITLPWFLHRRVPRFPVQNVSFQRTLGRLAVRSAGFACLPGDPAASLPGAHVVPDEEALRAEVRASVAEHLGPLLDAFGPRMRRRSRALWSVATDEIVEGLWYIAHLLGEEQRATTELERLLPGATKPYVGTAGFRELRGPNGESLPTRDRASCCMFYTLRPEDTCVTCPRTCDAERVARLSAAAAA, encoded by the coding sequence ATGTCCGTACCCACCTTGACCAAGAGCGCCCCGAGCGCCCTCGCGGACGCCTACGCCCGCCTCACCGAGGTGTTTCCCGGACTGCGCGTGACCGAGCTCGTCGACGAGGAGCAGGCCCCCCAGGGCGGCGGTTGGGTCACCGCTTCCCGGCTCGCGGAGGGCGGGGCCGACCTCGACGCTTTCATGGCGTGGGACGAGGCGCAGGTACGCAAGGACTACGGCCAGGCAGGGCGTCCGGACGTCATCGCCAGCTTCGCGCTGCACCGCTACGCCTGGCCGGCCACCCTGCTGATCACTCTGCCGTGGTTCCTGCACCGCAGGGTGCCCCGCTTCCCCGTACAGAACGTGTCCTTCCAGCGCACCCTCGGCCGCCTGGCCGTCCGCAGCGCGGGCTTCGCCTGTCTGCCCGGTGATCCGGCCGCCTCACTCCCCGGAGCCCACGTCGTGCCGGACGAGGAGGCGCTGCGCGCGGAGGTGCGGGCCTCCGTCGCCGAGCACCTGGGACCGCTTCTGGACGCCTTCGGGCCACGGATGCGGCGCCGCTCGCGCGCCCTGTGGAGCGTCGCCACGGACGAGATCGTCGAGGGGCTCTGGTACATCGCCCATCTCCTCGGCGAGGAGCAGCGCGCCACGACCGAGCTCGAACGGCTGCTACCGGGTGCCACCAAGCCGTACGTGGGGACGGCGGGGTTCCGTGAGCTGAGGGGCCCGAACGGCGAGTCCCTGCCGACGCGGGACCGCGCGAGCTGCTGCATGTTCTACACACTGCGCCCCGAGGACACCTGTGTGACCTGCCCGCGCACCTGCGACGCGGAGCGCGTCGCGCGCCTCAGCGCCGCAGCGGCGGCCTGA
- a CDS encoding FAD binding domain-containing protein has translation MDFLRPASWEEALAAKAEHPTAVPIAGGTDVMVEINFDHRRPEYLLDLNRIAELREWAVGEETVQLGASVPYTTIMEELRTELPGLALASHTVASPQIRNRGGVGGNLGTASPAGDAHPALLAADCEVEVESVRGSRLIPIDDFYTGVKRNALAQDELIKSVHIKKADGPQQYSKVGTRNAMVIAVCAFGIALHPETRTVRTGIGSAAPTPIRAKAAEEFLNAALDEGGFWDSKKIITPSIAKQFAELASGAANPIDDVRGTANYRRHAVGIMARRTLGWTWESYRGNGRSTEGVA, from the coding sequence ATGGACTTCCTTCGCCCTGCCAGCTGGGAGGAGGCGCTCGCCGCCAAGGCCGAGCACCCGACAGCTGTGCCGATTGCGGGTGGCACCGACGTGATGGTCGAGATCAACTTCGACCACCGTCGTCCCGAGTACCTGCTTGACCTCAACCGCATCGCCGAGCTGCGCGAGTGGGCGGTGGGCGAGGAGACGGTCCAGCTGGGCGCCTCGGTTCCCTACACCACGATCATGGAGGAGCTGCGCACCGAGCTCCCCGGTCTCGCGCTCGCCTCGCACACGGTCGCATCCCCCCAGATCCGCAACCGCGGCGGTGTCGGCGGCAACCTCGGCACGGCGTCGCCTGCCGGTGACGCCCACCCGGCGCTGCTCGCCGCCGACTGCGAGGTCGAGGTGGAGTCCGTACGCGGCTCGCGCCTCATCCCGATCGACGACTTCTACACCGGCGTGAAGCGCAACGCCCTCGCCCAGGACGAGCTCATCAAGTCCGTCCACATCAAGAAGGCGGACGGCCCGCAGCAGTACTCGAAGGTCGGCACCCGCAACGCGATGGTCATCGCCGTGTGCGCCTTCGGTATCGCCCTGCACCCCGAGACCCGGACCGTACGGACCGGCATCGGTTCCGCGGCCCCGACCCCCATCCGGGCGAAGGCGGCCGAGGAGTTCCTGAACGCGGCGCTCGACGAGGGCGGCTTCTGGGACAGCAAGAAGATCATCACCCCCTCGATCGCCAAGCAGTTCGCGGAGCTCGCCTCCGGTGCAGCCAACCCGATCGACGACGTCCGCGGCACGGCGAACTACCGCCGTCACGCCGTCGGCATCATGGCCCGCCGCACGCTCGGCTGGACCTGGGAGTCGTACCGCGGCAACGGCCGCAGCACTGAGGGAGTCGCATAA
- a CDS encoding (2Fe-2S)-binding protein yields MRVNFTVNGRQQEADDVWEGESLLYVLRERMGLPGSKNACEQGECGSCTVRLDGVPVCSCLVAAGQVQDREVVTVEGLADYAKHRDDAHPGGACGSVCGGTSLQEARQWQAKGTDGQTGEGGELSSIQQAFIDAGAVQCGFCTPGLLVAADELLERNASPSDADIREALSGNLCRCTGYEKILDAVRLAAARQEETV; encoded by the coding sequence ATGCGCGTGAACTTCACGGTCAACGGCCGTCAGCAGGAAGCCGACGACGTGTGGGAGGGCGAGTCCCTTCTCTACGTCCTGCGTGAGCGCATGGGGCTTCCGGGCTCCAAGAACGCCTGTGAGCAGGGCGAGTGCGGATCCTGCACCGTCCGTCTCGACGGCGTGCCGGTGTGTTCGTGTCTGGTCGCCGCCGGACAGGTCCAGGACCGCGAGGTCGTCACCGTCGAGGGCCTCGCGGACTACGCGAAACACCGCGACGACGCCCACCCGGGCGGCGCCTGCGGCTCCGTCTGCGGCGGCACCAGCCTCCAGGAAGCCCGCCAGTGGCAGGCCAAGGGAACGGACGGCCAGACCGGCGAGGGCGGCGAACTCTCCTCCATCCAGCAGGCGTTCATCGACGCCGGCGCCGTCCAGTGCGGCTTCTGTACCCCCGGTCTCCTCGTCGCCGCCGACGAGCTGCTCGAGCGCAACGCCTCGCCGTCGGACGCCGACATCCGCGAGGCGCTCTCCGGCAACCTCTGCCGCTGCACCGGTTACGAGAAGATCCTGGACGCGGTCCGCCTGGCGGCCGCCCGTCAGGAAGAGACGGTCTGA